CGCAAGAAAGTGTCCGGCACGTCCGAGATGCCGCGGCTTACAGTTCGCCGCTCGCTAAAGCACATTTACGCGCAGATCGTCGACGATACGGCTGGCAAGACCTTGACCAGCGAATCGTCGGTGGCGTTGAAGATCACGGGCGGCAACGTGGACGCCGCCAAGGCCGTAGGCAAAGCGATCGCCGAAAAGGCGTTGAGCGCCTCGAT
This genomic interval from Candidatus Hydrogenedentota bacterium contains the following:
- the rplR gene encoding 50S ribosomal protein L18, whose protein sequence is MERHFRKQYKLERRRNRVRKKVSGTSEMPRLTVRRSLKHIYAQIVDDTAGKTLTSESSVALKITGGNVDAAKAVGKAIAEKALSASIKKVCFDRNGRLFHGRIKALADAAREAGLEF